A stretch of Myxococcus hansupus DNA encodes these proteins:
- a CDS encoding lantibiotic dehydratase → MSPRSSSSSDARELPAGRTRPGRASPFVASGFFVLRTPLLPFDALTSWSEHMEAPGAAPDALEAALQRDRQHLRAGLRQWVEDPLIREALFIASPALVESLHYWQDKPDSEQGLKVERTLVRYFARMSGRSTPFGLFAGLSVGRIGPATRLHLSPREELRRHTRLDMDYVCALVEKVQQEPAVRSALHYVPNSSLYLAAGRLRYMEMRHIGRERTYHLVAVEPSSYLEATLARARGGASVEALAQALVQDDPEIELGDARDFILELIDSQVLVSTWAPTLTGPEPIPYLLEQSANVPALQPTREKLASAHEALGRIDAARPGVPDATYRDIARMLEGLPVPAELPRLFQVDMVRPMREATLSPAVVETCQGAVETLHRLAVTAGADTPIGRFQRRFLARYEDRAVPLLEALDEDTGIGFALEGGTGSGTGPLLQGFAFPRQEGGRRFPDSPRWTHLMTRLESCWRTQAQELILTEDDVRVMESKGTLPLPETFSLVAAVVGASAEHVDRGDFRVLLENLAGPSGAVMLGRFCHADADLEAATREHLRAEEALRPDALFAEVVHLPQGRMGNVICRPALRQHDLVFLGQSGVPTEQQIALSDLWLSVEQGRLVLRSRKLGREVIPRLTHAHNYFTLGLGAYRFLGQLQQQGVVNLAFNWGPLAQVPFLPRVVHGRAVLSLAKWNVTAEQLKAWGAEQGSARFAAIQRFRREARLPRWVYLHDGDNQLPIDLDNVLSVDTFIHLTRKRPAGVQLEELYPSPEGLCVTGPDGRYHHELVLPFHRREPSRAAAGARAAPSAAVRRTFPPGSEWLYAKLYTGTATADRLLTLTLTPVLRRLSAAGAISHAFFLRYGDPDWHVRVRLHGPPERLHAEALPALMAACASALDSGEGWKLQLDTYEREVERYGGPAGVELAEQLFAADSDAVLGLLEAYPGDAGASVRWKLALLGLDTLLSGLGLSLPAKLDIATRCRHGFGAEFHVNAHFEDQLSQRFRQERRELEQLLSLTAAHEGPWKAALDILERREQRLRPIAQQLHTAEREGLLTVPVTGLAGSFLHMHVNRMLPSDQRAQELILYDFLARLYRSRLARARKAEDAGGAPA, encoded by the coding sequence ATGTCCCCACGATCTTCTTCCTCGTCCGACGCGCGCGAACTTCCGGCTGGGCGGACGCGCCCCGGGCGCGCATCTCCCTTCGTCGCCTCGGGCTTCTTCGTCCTGCGGACCCCGCTGCTGCCCTTCGACGCCCTGACGTCCTGGAGCGAGCACATGGAGGCCCCCGGCGCCGCTCCCGACGCGCTGGAAGCGGCGCTTCAACGGGACCGGCAACACCTGCGCGCCGGGCTGCGCCAGTGGGTGGAGGACCCGCTCATCCGCGAGGCCCTCTTCATCGCCTCGCCCGCGCTCGTGGAGAGCCTGCACTACTGGCAGGACAAGCCCGACTCCGAGCAGGGCCTCAAGGTGGAGCGGACGCTCGTGCGGTACTTCGCGCGCATGTCCGGCCGCAGCACGCCGTTCGGCCTGTTCGCGGGGCTCTCCGTGGGGCGCATCGGCCCGGCGACGCGCCTGCACCTGTCGCCTCGCGAGGAGCTGCGCCGCCACACCCGCCTGGACATGGACTACGTCTGCGCGCTCGTGGAGAAGGTCCAGCAGGAGCCGGCCGTCCGGAGCGCGCTCCACTACGTCCCCAACTCCAGTCTGTACCTGGCCGCGGGCCGGCTCCGTTACATGGAGATGCGGCACATCGGCCGCGAGCGCACGTACCACCTGGTGGCCGTGGAGCCCTCGTCGTACCTGGAGGCCACGCTGGCGCGTGCCCGGGGTGGCGCGTCCGTGGAGGCGCTGGCCCAGGCGCTCGTCCAGGACGACCCTGAAATCGAACTGGGGGATGCCCGCGACTTCATCCTGGAGCTCATCGACTCTCAGGTCCTGGTCTCCACGTGGGCACCCACGCTCACCGGCCCCGAGCCCATTCCCTACCTGCTGGAGCAGTCCGCGAACGTGCCCGCGCTCCAGCCCACGCGAGAGAAGCTGGCCTCCGCCCATGAGGCGCTGGGCCGCATCGACGCCGCGCGCCCTGGCGTCCCCGACGCGACCTACCGCGACATCGCCCGGATGCTCGAAGGGCTGCCCGTCCCCGCGGAGCTGCCCCGCCTCTTCCAGGTCGACATGGTCCGCCCCATGCGGGAGGCCACGCTGTCGCCAGCGGTGGTGGAGACGTGCCAGGGCGCCGTCGAGACGCTTCACCGGCTGGCCGTCACCGCGGGCGCGGACACGCCCATTGGCCGGTTCCAGCGGCGCTTCCTGGCCCGTTACGAAGACCGCGCCGTGCCCCTGCTGGAGGCGCTGGACGAGGACACGGGCATCGGCTTCGCGCTGGAGGGCGGCACCGGCAGCGGCACCGGCCCGCTCCTCCAGGGGTTCGCCTTCCCCCGCCAGGAGGGCGGGCGGCGCTTCCCCGACAGCCCGCGGTGGACGCACCTGATGACGCGGCTGGAGTCGTGCTGGCGCACGCAGGCCCAGGAGCTGATCCTCACCGAGGACGACGTGCGCGTCATGGAGTCGAAGGGCACGCTCCCGCTGCCGGAGACGTTCTCCCTCGTCGCCGCCGTGGTGGGCGCCAGCGCGGAGCACGTGGACCGGGGCGACTTCCGCGTCCTTCTGGAGAACCTGGCCGGCCCCTCCGGCGCGGTGATGCTGGGGCGCTTCTGCCATGCGGACGCGGACCTGGAGGCCGCGACGCGTGAGCACCTTCGCGCCGAGGAGGCCCTGCGCCCGGACGCCCTCTTCGCGGAGGTCGTCCACCTGCCGCAGGGCCGCATGGGCAACGTCATCTGCCGTCCCGCGCTGCGCCAACACGACCTCGTGTTCCTGGGCCAGTCTGGCGTGCCCACGGAGCAGCAAATCGCGCTGTCCGACCTGTGGCTCTCCGTGGAACAGGGCCGGCTCGTGCTGCGTTCGCGGAAGCTGGGCCGCGAGGTCATCCCCCGGCTGACGCACGCCCACAACTACTTCACGCTCGGGCTCGGGGCGTACCGCTTCCTGGGCCAGCTTCAGCAACAGGGCGTGGTGAATCTGGCCTTCAACTGGGGCCCGCTCGCCCAGGTTCCCTTCCTCCCCCGCGTGGTGCATGGCCGCGCGGTGTTGTCGCTGGCGAAGTGGAACGTGACGGCGGAGCAGCTCAAGGCCTGGGGCGCGGAGCAGGGCAGCGCGCGCTTCGCGGCCATCCAGCGGTTCCGGCGGGAGGCGCGCCTGCCGCGCTGGGTCTACCTCCACGACGGCGACAACCAGCTCCCCATCGACCTGGACAACGTATTGAGCGTGGACACCTTCATCCACCTCACGCGCAAGCGTCCCGCGGGCGTGCAGTTGGAGGAGCTGTATCCCTCGCCGGAGGGGCTCTGCGTGACGGGGCCGGATGGCCGCTACCACCACGAGCTGGTGCTCCCCTTCCACCGCCGCGAGCCCTCGCGCGCCGCCGCCGGAGCACGGGCCGCGCCTTCGGCCGCCGTGCGCCGCACCTTCCCGCCCGGCTCCGAGTGGCTCTACGCGAAGCTCTACACCGGCACCGCCACCGCGGACCGGCTGCTCACCCTCACGCTCACGCCCGTGCTGCGGCGACTCAGCGCGGCGGGCGCCATCTCACACGCGTTCTTCCTGCGCTACGGCGACCCGGACTGGCACGTGCGCGTCCGCCTGCACGGTCCACCGGAGCGGCTGCACGCGGAGGCCCTGCCCGCGCTGATGGCGGCGTGCGCCAGCGCCCTGGACTCCGGCGAGGGATGGAAGCTTCAGCTCGACACCTACGAGCGCGAAGTGGAGCGCTACGGCGGCCCCGCCGGAGTCGAGCTGGCCGAGCAGCTCTTCGCGGCGGACAGCGACGCCGTGCTGGGGCTGCTGGAGGCGTACCCCGGTGACGCGGGCGCCAGCGTCCGTTGGAAGCTGGCGCTGCTGGGCCTGGACACGCTGCTGAGCGGACTGGGCCTGTCCCTGCCCGCGAAGCTGGACATCGCCACCCGGTGCCGCCACGGCTTCGGTGCCGAGTTCCACGTCAACGCGCACTTCGAGGACCAGCTCAGCCAGCGCTTCCGCCAGGAGCGGCGCGAGCTCGAGCAACTGCTTAGCCTGACGGCAGCACACGAGGGCCCCTGGAAGGCCGCGCTCGACATCCTGGAGCGGCGCGAACAGCGGCTGCGCCCCATCGCCCAACAGCTTCACACAGCGGAGCGGGAGGGCCTCCTCACCGTGCCCGTGACGGGGCTCGCCGGCAGCTTCCTGCACATGCACGTCAACCGGATGCTCCCCAGCGACCAGCGCGCCCAGGAGCTCATCCTCTATGACTTCCTGGCCCGGCTCTATCGTTCGCGTCTCGCGAGGGCGCGCAAGGCGGAAGATGCCGGTGGCGCCCCTGCATAG